The genomic segment aaaagttaaccGATATGTAACATTAactttttatgagcgtttgaatttaaaatttttacaatattacatttctacaggtaaattaacgaatttttatttatcgatttttgatattttgttgtaattcaaaagtaaataacCAGAGAGATAGACATTCAATATTTTCACCAACTGTTAAAATGACGATTTTtcatatatcataaaatgttcaaactattttgattctttctgagctatttatagccatgcgaaattgttaaaattgtgttaattattattcagttaatatatcataaaagcTTTTTTTCCATACTTAGCAAAAAGTAGAAATTTGAATGAAAGATTTCCAACAAGTTTTTGTATCTGGCACCtgtatcaaaagaaaaaaatcgctGGAATGTTACGCTATTTATAACCAtgaaatattttggatttttattattttttttttaactattacattttattatgtatacaagtaTGATATACTGACACAACGTCTCCGCTCAGAGatcagatttattattatattcaaatataatacacttattaCAACGACGTACTCGACGACTAATGTACAGCTGAGCGATACCACCTAATTgcccaactttttttaattgatgtttatttaactattttatattttttcttagaaCATTGTAGATGGCaacaaactttgaaaaaaagaaactattttctattaattcatatttaaatattatcactttactttaatataagctaaaaattataaatattatgatggcTATTTTGTTTTAAGGTATTATTGTAAGACatcagaaattaattataaatgcatattttctttttgaaattgtcatacttatatttataagttattagtttGTGGTCTTTAATTACAGAATTACAACTAGTGCTTTTTTTCCGAATTTCCTTTATCCAAATCGCACGTTTTTCTAACGAGATCAGACGGTCTTTATCGGATTATAAATAATTCGGTTTTTGTTTTCAGGTACCGACTCGAAACTGGGCGTGGGTTTTCGGTTGGGTCCGAACGCAGATGTGCAGTTCCAGTTGGAACTTGGGCCGCAGACCAACACGTTACCCATCGGTGGCAGTGCAGGGGCGAACACCGCCTCCGCACCCGCAGTGGCGAATAAGAGGCACGCGACCGTCGGACAGGGCAGTGGCTCAAGTGGCGGCAAGCCAAAGGACTGGCTGAACGCGTGGCGGTTGCAGATGAGTCCTGGATACGTGGCGGACGATGAAAGCAATAACGTTGTCTCCGGTGAAGTGATGGGTAGCAGTGACGGCGGCTCCTTGGACGCGGTGGCGCACCTAAGACAGCTATACAAACCACAACCGATTACCGCATAGCCGGATACACTGCAATGTAGACACTAGTTGTAGTACTGTATAGTACACTaggctatttattattatgattttaatttacacCAAACGATATTTGTTTTTTCCATTTCCCCGTTATTTTGTAAACGCAATACAGGttgatatttaggtatttattagtattgttaggtacctagtgataatttatcaaatgtatatattacgtagttataatattattataataaattatagtcgtAAGACctcttgaaataataataataataatatgtaataataattaaaaatgttacatgGCGTGATTATAAGAAAAACTTTGATTTCTAATGAATGGCCGCTGACTAGCTTAGATATTCATCCCTTggctaaatttaaattatttaaaccttATATTAGGAACTTTTTAATTGGTCTGATATttgtatttacctattatatatttttacctaaagGTAAAATGTCAGAACATGATATTactcgtaaaaaaataacataatatgcccATAATCCATATGctcacatttataaattataacatttattttaataacatttgtaattgtaaatgcatttttaattgataatttaatcaCTGTTTGCATTGATTTgtgtttttagttattacctagTAGTACATACAttaagttagaagttagaaTGTTTCTTGAAGAATTAGGTCATGTGGGCGTCCTCAgtagtacatacataataatataatatagtacctactacaccTAGTTATTTTTCAAGATGAATTTTTTGTAAcatgcaataaaatattctgaattattttaatatattataatttataaatatatcatatagcaggggtggcaaattattttgacgcTAGGTGCGAAAAATTGCCTTTTTTTAGTGCTATTATACTACGAAAAGaggtacataaaaatgtaggtatataacctGAGAGCATACGGCTATTTATCGGTAAATAacgattattcaattttatctgtagatattaatatatacctacattgtgatttgcagtgctcgaattgggaaaaaaTAAGTAGAGAAGCTCAAtccaacgatttaaaaactgcgttctAAGGGCACAATAATTACTTAAG from the Acyrthosiphon pisum isolate AL4f chromosome X, pea_aphid_22Mar2018_4r6ur, whole genome shotgun sequence genome contains:
- the LOC100165421 gene encoding uncharacterized protein LOC100165421 precursor gives rise to the protein MARVPPLSCLIVLPLITLYATYHVNATIFVPEEIPSLLSVVYSNMPPIKKGTDSKLGVGFRLGPNADVQFQLELGPQTNTLPIGGSAGANTASAPAVANKRHATVGQGSGSSGGKPKDWLNAWRLQMSPGYVADDESNNVVSGEVMGSSDGGSLDAVAHLRQLYKPQPITA